A section of the Pediococcus inopinatus genome encodes:
- the atpB gene encoding F0F1 ATP synthase subunit A yields the protein MSGDSVSTFQFLGLTFNTTNIISGLLAAIVVFVVVYVLSRKLQLKPTGKQNVLEWMIDFTNNIVRGSVTNGDAPKFGLYAFTLFLFIFVSNQLGMFLQIGWNGVTYVRSPTSDPVITLTLSLMTLMFAHYSGVQKFGFKGYFKHVYLTPFVFWLPISVFTELIDFLTLGLRIYGVIFSGEMLLKIIGGMAFSGGPLMTIAAVPISLIWQGFSVFLGSIQAYVFVTLTSVYISQQVQIEE from the coding sequence GTGAGTGGAGACTCTGTTTCTACTTTCCAATTTTTGGGGTTAACTTTTAATACAACCAATATTATTTCTGGGTTGCTGGCGGCGATAGTCGTTTTTGTCGTAGTTTATGTACTTTCTAGAAAGCTGCAATTGAAGCCTACTGGAAAACAAAATGTTTTAGAGTGGATGATAGATTTCACAAATAATATTGTGCGTGGATCGGTTACAAATGGTGATGCGCCAAAATTTGGGTTGTATGCATTTACTTTGTTTCTGTTTATTTTCGTCTCTAACCAACTGGGAATGTTCTTACAGATTGGTTGGAACGGTGTAACCTATGTACGGAGTCCAACTTCAGATCCAGTTATAACTTTAACGCTGTCATTGATGACGTTGATGTTTGCACACTATTCTGGAGTTCAAAAGTTTGGATTTAAAGGGTACTTTAAGCATGTTTACTTAACTCCCTTTGTGTTCTGGTTACCGATTAGTGTTTTTACTGAATTAATTGACTTTCTTACGTTAGGTTTACGTATTTATGGAGTTATCTTTTCAGGAGAAATGTTATTGAAAATTATCGGAGGCATGGCGTTCTCTGGTGGACCTTTAATGACTATTGCAGCCGTACCAATTTCATTAATTTGGCAAGGCTTCTCAGTATTCTTAGGCAGTATTCAAGCATATGTGTTCGTCACATTAACGTCGGTTTATATTTCTCAACAGGTACAGATTGAGGAATAA
- a CDS encoding L-threonylcarbamoyladenylate synthase, translating into MKTEIYHADTINEAAKQIQAGQLIAFPTETVYGLGADATNEVAVKQVYVAKGRPSDNPLIVHVADVETVEKYAQPLSEKTRLLMKTFWPGPLTIILQLKPDALSKSVTGGLATAAFRNPRNQATLDLIRKAGVPIVGPSANTSGKPSPTEAKHIYHDLQGKIAGILDDGPTQIGVESTVLDMSGDVPTVLRPGGVSEEKLEAVIGTVRSDHHKVGKDEVPKAPGMKYKHYAPNAQVLIVSDKLWPEALQWAATQATQVGIMTTQQVKAENQIPENGEWFSLGDNVQSASHNLFAGLRHFDTESSVSYILAQEFDELGLGEAYMNRLKKSAGQQYFQTPK; encoded by the coding sequence ATGAAAACTGAAATATATCATGCAGATACTATAAATGAGGCTGCAAAGCAAATTCAAGCCGGCCAGTTAATTGCGTTTCCAACTGAAACGGTTTACGGATTAGGTGCTGATGCCACCAACGAAGTGGCAGTTAAACAAGTTTATGTTGCAAAAGGGCGCCCAAGCGACAATCCGTTAATTGTTCATGTTGCAGATGTTGAGACGGTGGAGAAATATGCTCAGCCACTTTCTGAAAAGACACGTTTATTGATGAAGACATTTTGGCCTGGACCGTTAACCATTATCTTACAATTGAAACCAGATGCCTTGTCTAAAAGCGTCACTGGTGGATTAGCAACAGCGGCGTTTCGAAATCCGCGTAACCAAGCAACTCTTGATTTGATTCGGAAAGCGGGAGTACCAATTGTGGGACCTTCGGCGAATACATCCGGAAAACCTAGTCCAACAGAAGCAAAACATATTTACCATGATTTACAAGGCAAAATTGCAGGAATTTTAGATGATGGCCCTACGCAAATTGGGGTGGAATCGACGGTCTTAGACATGTCTGGTGATGTACCAACGGTTTTACGGCCAGGTGGTGTAAGTGAGGAAAAGCTAGAAGCAGTCATTGGGACAGTCAGATCTGATCACCACAAAGTTGGCAAAGATGAAGTCCCTAAGGCGCCGGGAATGAAATATAAGCACTATGCACCAAATGCGCAAGTTTTGATTGTTTCTGATAAACTATGGCCAGAGGCGTTGCAATGGGCTGCTACACAAGCAACTCAAGTTGGCATTATGACCACTCAGCAAGTCAAAGCTGAAAATCAAATTCCTGAGAATGGAGAGTGGTTTTCTTTAGGAGACAATGTCCAATCAGCGAGTCACAACTTATTTGCAGGATTACGTCACTTTGATACAGAGAGTTCGGTTTCATACATTTTGGCTCAAGAATTCGATGAATTAGGGCTAGGCGAGGCTTATATGAATCGTCTAAAAAAATCAGCAGGACAGCAATACTTTCAAACACCTAAATAA
- the atpE gene encoding F0F1 ATP synthase subunit C yields the protein MGAIAAGIIMFGAAIGGGIGDAIVISKTLEGMARQPELSGQLRTTMFIGVGLVEAMPIIAFVVALLVMNK from the coding sequence ATGGGAGCTATTGCAGCAGGAATCATTATGTTCGGAGCCGCTATTGGTGGTGGTATCGGTGATGCCATTGTTATTTCAAAAACACTTGAAGGAATGGCACGCCAACCAGAATTATCTGGTCAATTAAGAACGACTATGTTTATCGGTGTTGGTCTTGTTGAAGCTATGCCTATTATTGCTTTCGTTGTGGCATTGTTAGTAATGAACAAGTAG
- the atpA gene encoding F0F1 ATP synthase subunit alpha: MSIKSEEISALIKQQLEGYQDELNVEETGTVTYVGDGIARAHGLDNALAGELLEFSNGVYGMVQNLESNDVGIVILGGYDDIREGDTVKRTGRIMEVPVGDALVGRVVNTLGQPIDGKGEIKTDHTRPVERKAPGVMERQSVSEPLQTGIKAIDALVPIGRGQRELIIGDRKTGKTSLAIDTILNQKDQNIICIYVAIGQKESTVRTQVDTLEKYGAMDYTIVLSAGPSEPAPMLYLAPYAGAAMGEEFMFNGKHVLIVYDDLSKQADAYRELSLILRRPPGREAYPGDIFYTHSRLLERAAKLNDELGAGSMTALPFVETKAGDIAAYIPTNVISITDGQIFLDSDLFYSGTRPAIDAGSSVSRVGGDAQIKAMKRVAGTLRLDLASYRELESFAQFGSDLDDATKAKLARGSRTVEVLKQPLHKPLAVEHQVLVLYALTHGFLDKVAIDDVLRFQDELFDYIDGSHDDLLDVIRKTGDLPDTDKFDAAIQEFADQFQPTKVEDESASK, from the coding sequence ATGAGCATTAAATCTGAGGAAATCAGTGCTCTAATTAAACAACAATTAGAAGGCTATCAAGACGAGCTTAATGTCGAAGAAACAGGTACTGTTACATATGTTGGTGATGGTATTGCCCGTGCTCACGGCCTGGATAATGCATTGGCTGGTGAACTTCTAGAGTTTTCTAATGGTGTCTACGGAATGGTTCAGAACCTTGAATCAAATGACGTCGGAATTGTTATTCTTGGCGGTTACGATGATATTCGTGAAGGCGATACTGTTAAGAGAACTGGACGGATCATGGAAGTTCCAGTTGGTGACGCCTTAGTTGGTCGAGTTGTGAATACACTTGGACAACCGATTGATGGTAAAGGCGAAATTAAAACGGACCACACACGGCCAGTTGAACGAAAAGCACCTGGCGTCATGGAACGTCAATCAGTTAGCGAACCTTTACAAACTGGGATCAAGGCCATTGATGCCTTAGTTCCAATTGGTCGTGGTCAGCGTGAGTTGATCATTGGGGACCGTAAAACTGGTAAAACATCTTTAGCAATCGATACAATTTTGAATCAAAAAGATCAAAATATAATTTGTATCTATGTGGCGATCGGCCAAAAGGAATCAACTGTGCGTACGCAGGTTGATACCCTCGAAAAGTATGGTGCTATGGACTACACAATCGTTTTAAGTGCTGGCCCATCTGAACCAGCTCCAATGTTGTACTTGGCACCATATGCTGGTGCAGCAATGGGTGAGGAGTTCATGTTTAACGGCAAGCATGTTTTGATTGTGTATGATGATCTTTCAAAACAAGCAGATGCTTATCGTGAACTTTCCTTGATTTTGAGACGTCCGCCTGGTCGTGAAGCTTATCCTGGTGATATCTTCTATACTCATTCACGTTTACTAGAACGTGCAGCTAAATTAAATGACGAACTTGGGGCTGGTTCAATGACAGCTTTACCATTCGTTGAAACAAAGGCTGGAGATATTGCCGCTTATATTCCAACAAACGTAATTTCTATTACTGATGGACAGATTTTCTTGGATAGTGATCTATTCTATTCAGGAACACGTCCAGCGATTGATGCCGGATCTTCTGTATCCCGAGTTGGTGGGGATGCTCAGATCAAGGCTATGAAGCGTGTAGCTGGTACATTACGTTTGGATCTTGCTTCTTATCGTGAATTGGAATCATTTGCACAATTTGGTTCTGATTTGGATGATGCCACAAAAGCTAAATTAGCCCGTGGTAGTCGGACCGTAGAAGTTTTGAAACAACCATTACACAAACCACTTGCTGTTGAACATCAAGTTTTAGTTTTGTATGCGTTGACTCATGGATTCTTGGATAAGGTTGCTATTGATGATGTTTTGCGTTTCCAGGATGAATTATTTGATTACATCGATGGTTCACATGATGATTTGCTAGATGTTATTCGTAAAACTGGCGACTTACCAGATACTGACAAATTTGATGCTGCAATTCAAGAATTTGCAGATCAATTTCAACCTACAAAAGTAGAAGACGAAAGTGCTTCTAAATAA
- a CDS encoding F0F1 ATP synthase subunit epsilon translates to MADKAELTVSIVTPDGQVYDGTSTMLVVKTKDGQLGIMPNHVPIIASLAIDEVRIQHEDSTKEDAVAVNGGFVEFSNNTATIVADTAENESDIDVARAESARQRAQETIRKAQDAHDNSQLRRAQISLRRAVNRINVSKH, encoded by the coding sequence TTGGCTGATAAAGCAGAATTAACCGTTAGTATCGTGACTCCTGATGGTCAAGTATATGATGGAACTTCCACCATGTTGGTTGTCAAAACTAAAGATGGTCAGCTAGGAATCATGCCTAACCATGTTCCCATTATTGCGTCGCTAGCAATTGATGAAGTCCGGATTCAACATGAGGATTCTACTAAAGAAGATGCAGTAGCTGTTAATGGTGGTTTTGTTGAGTTCTCGAACAATACTGCTACGATTGTGGCTGATACTGCTGAAAATGAGTCTGATATTGATGTTGCTCGAGCAGAAAGTGCGCGTCAAAGAGCTCAAGAAACCATTCGAAAAGCTCAAGATGCCCATGATAATTCACAGTTGCGGCGTGCGCAGATTTCCTTGCGACGGGCTGTTAACCGAATTAATGTTTCGAAACATTAA
- the glyA gene encoding serine hydroxymethyltransferase, translated as MNYQKEDPELWNAIAGEQNRQQHNIELIASENIVSQAVRAAQGSVLTNKYAEGYPGKRYYGGCQYIDQVEQLAIDRAKELFGAEYANVQPHSGSQANEAAYAAFIKPGDKILGMDLNAGGHLTHGAKVSFSGKFYQSASYGIDLETERLDYEAIRKIAHKEKPQIIVAGASAYSRIIDWQAFREIADEVGAYLMVDMAHIAGLVATGLHPSPVGIADVVTTTTHKTLRGPRGGMILSQEKYAKKINSAVFPTTQGGPLEHVIAAKAVAFGEALKPEFKTYMQHVKNNAAKMATTFNDSQLVRVVSGGTDNHLMTLDLTKTDMNGQQVQDLLDSIFITTNKEAIPNEKLSPFKTSGLRIGTPAITTRGFNEDDCQTVAEIILAALKNHNSPEKLAELKAQVFGLTAKHPIEVN; from the coding sequence ATGAACTATCAAAAAGAAGATCCTGAATTATGGAATGCAATCGCTGGTGAACAAAATCGGCAGCAACACAACATTGAGTTGATCGCTTCGGAAAATATCGTTTCTCAGGCAGTTAGGGCGGCTCAAGGTTCCGTTTTAACAAATAAATATGCGGAAGGCTATCCAGGTAAGCGGTACTACGGTGGCTGTCAGTATATTGATCAAGTTGAACAATTAGCGATTGATCGGGCCAAAGAGTTATTCGGAGCTGAATATGCCAACGTACAACCACATTCTGGTTCGCAAGCCAACGAAGCTGCCTATGCGGCATTTATCAAACCCGGAGACAAGATTTTAGGAATGGATCTCAATGCGGGTGGACACCTTACGCATGGCGCTAAAGTAAGTTTTAGTGGAAAATTCTATCAATCAGCAAGCTATGGGATTGATTTAGAAACGGAACGCTTAGATTATGAAGCAATTCGTAAGATAGCTCACAAAGAAAAGCCTCAGATTATTGTGGCCGGGGCATCTGCATACAGCCGGATTATTGACTGGCAGGCTTTTAGAGAGATTGCTGATGAAGTAGGTGCTTATTTAATGGTTGATATGGCCCACATCGCTGGATTAGTAGCGACAGGCTTGCATCCATCACCAGTTGGGATTGCCGATGTGGTTACGACCACAACGCATAAAACATTGCGAGGCCCTCGTGGAGGAATGATTCTTTCCCAAGAAAAATATGCAAAGAAAATTAATTCGGCTGTTTTTCCCACAACGCAAGGTGGTCCATTAGAACACGTAATTGCTGCTAAGGCAGTAGCGTTTGGGGAAGCTTTGAAACCAGAGTTTAAAACGTATATGCAACACGTTAAAAATAATGCGGCGAAAATGGCTACTACATTTAACGATTCACAGCTTGTTCGAGTCGTTTCCGGTGGTACAGATAATCATTTAATGACACTTGACTTAACGAAGACCGATATGAATGGTCAACAAGTTCAAGATCTTCTGGATTCTATTTTTATCACAACTAATAAGGAAGCAATTCCAAATGAAAAGTTGAGTCCATTTAAAACTAGTGGTTTACGGATCGGGACACCCGCAATTACGACACGTGGATTTAATGAAGATGATTGTCAAACTGTCGCAGAAATTATTCTAGCGGCTCTGAAGAATCATAATTCTCCCGAAAAATTAGCTGAACTTAAAGCTCAAGTGTTTGGATTGACAGCAAAACATCCAATTGAGGTAAATTAA
- the atpH gene encoding ATP synthase F1 subunit delta, with amino-acid sequence MSLDKMTIAKRYSKALFDLAVEKDQLEAIHEELQQIDQVFTDIPDLNQILDDVRLNGEQKSAIVNNLKKDASVYVKNLVQMLYDYGRISNIADIIEQFNGLYAEYNRIVYADLSTAVEIDADQKKRLADKFAEKIGAKQVIINSELDPSIIGGAVLKSNGLVYDGSISSKMAKIKKMLLK; translated from the coding sequence ATGAGTCTAGATAAGATGACAATTGCCAAACGATATTCAAAAGCCCTGTTTGATTTAGCTGTTGAAAAAGATCAGCTTGAGGCAATTCATGAAGAATTGCAACAGATTGATCAAGTTTTTACTGACATTCCAGATCTAAATCAGATCTTAGATGATGTTCGTTTAAATGGTGAACAGAAATCAGCCATCGTTAACAATTTAAAGAAGGATGCCTCTGTTTACGTCAAAAACTTGGTTCAAATGCTTTACGATTACGGACGCATCAGCAATATTGCTGATATTATTGAACAGTTTAACGGGCTTTACGCTGAATATAATCGGATTGTTTATGCAGATTTGTCTACTGCTGTTGAAATTGATGCAGATCAAAAGAAACGTTTAGCAGATAAGTTTGCCGAAAAAATAGGTGCCAAGCAAGTAATCATTAACAGTGAACTTGATCCAAGCATTATTGGCGGGGCTGTACTAAAATCAAACGGTTTAGTATATGATGGCAGTATCAGTTCGAAAATGGCGAAGATTAAAAAAATGCTACTTAAATAA
- a CDS encoding F0F1 ATP synthase subunit gamma — protein sequence MAASEQDVLRRIDSTKKTSQITTAMQMVSTAKLNQIQKHTFGYQVYAEKVESIVAHLAKSHLISANAAAGEKSSDSSDSISATDLLQQRPVKKVGFLVITSDRGLVGSYNSSVLKQTEDFIKATGHSAEDSVILAVGGTGADFYKGRDMNVVYEFRGVSDVPTFNEVREIVQTATSMYSNQVFDELYVCYNHFVNRITNRFHSIKMLPISDALVKSQDEKEEQGKKELMPEYETEPSEAVLLQDILPQYAESLVYGAILDAKTAEHASSSTAMQTASDNAKDLISSLQLQYNRARQSAITTEITEITGGQAAQE from the coding sequence ATGGCAGCTTCAGAACAAGACGTTCTCAGACGAATTGATTCCACTAAGAAGACCAGTCAAATTACCACTGCGATGCAAATGGTTTCGACTGCAAAGTTGAATCAGATTCAAAAGCATACTTTCGGGTATCAGGTTTATGCAGAAAAGGTTGAGAGCATTGTTGCTCATCTTGCTAAGTCACACTTGATTAGTGCTAATGCAGCTGCTGGAGAGAAAAGTTCTGATTCTTCAGACAGTATATCGGCCACTGATTTGTTACAACAAAGACCAGTAAAAAAAGTTGGTTTTTTAGTAATTACATCAGATCGTGGTTTAGTTGGTAGTTATAATAGTTCAGTCCTTAAACAGACTGAAGATTTTATTAAAGCTACTGGTCATTCTGCTGAAGATAGTGTGATTTTAGCTGTGGGTGGTACTGGTGCTGATTTTTATAAAGGACGCGATATGAACGTTGTTTATGAATTCAGAGGTGTGAGCGATGTGCCGACTTTTAACGAAGTTCGTGAAATTGTTCAAACCGCTACTTCAATGTATTCAAACCAGGTTTTTGATGAGCTTTATGTTTGTTATAATCATTTTGTAAATCGCATAACAAATAGATTTCATTCAATTAAAATGTTGCCAATTAGTGATGCTTTGGTAAAAAGTCAGGACGAAAAAGAAGAGCAGGGTAAAAAAGAATTAATGCCAGAATACGAAACAGAACCTTCAGAGGCTGTTTTGTTGCAGGATATTTTACCTCAATATGCTGAAAGCTTAGTTTATGGTGCTATTCTTGATGCCAAAACTGCTGAACATGCTTCAAGTTCAACAGCGATGCAGACCGCTTCTGATAATGCTAAAGATTTAATATCTTCACTACAATTGCAATATAATCGTGCACGACAAAGTGCGATCACCACCGAAATTACTGAAATTACTGGTGGCCAAGCTGCACAAGAATAA
- the prmC gene encoding peptide chain release factor N(5)-glutamine methyltransferase: MNNPTYLEALNWAFLYLKPHKQNGIDNEGARLLLANMMHWDNTQLILHHRDQLTESVWQDYQENIRQYADGIPVQYITKQATFYGSKLFVDSRVLIPRFETEELVEWVLNENDEAARTVLDLGTGSGAIAIALKKQRPNWQVMGSDISEEALQVAKQNVDSQKAAISLVKSDLFQNLKTHKFDIIVSNPPYIAESERAVMDPNVVDHEPGQALFAKQQGLAIYDQLSQQVGVHLNGGGKLYCEFGYHQKKALEELFKTAKTSYQVKFKKDITNHDRMMRVTIASEGKSQDEN; this comes from the coding sequence ATGAATAATCCTACTTACCTAGAGGCCCTTAACTGGGCTTTTTTGTATTTAAAACCCCACAAACAAAATGGGATTGATAATGAGGGTGCTAGGTTATTATTGGCTAATATGATGCACTGGGATAATACTCAATTAATTTTGCATCATCGCGATCAATTAACGGAGAGCGTCTGGCAAGATTATCAAGAAAATATTCGCCAATATGCTGATGGCATTCCTGTGCAATATATTACTAAGCAGGCTACTTTTTATGGCAGCAAGTTGTTTGTCGATTCACGCGTCCTAATCCCACGTTTTGAAACCGAAGAATTGGTGGAGTGGGTTTTGAATGAGAATGATGAGGCGGCCCGCACAGTTCTAGATCTTGGAACAGGCTCGGGGGCCATTGCGATTGCGCTAAAAAAGCAACGACCAAATTGGCAAGTGATGGGATCAGATATTTCTGAAGAGGCCCTGCAAGTGGCTAAACAAAATGTGGATTCACAGAAAGCTGCAATTTCGCTGGTCAAAAGCGATTTGTTTCAAAACTTAAAAACGCATAAATTTGATATTATTGTATCCAACCCGCCATACATTGCAGAGTCTGAAAGAGCTGTTATGGATCCAAACGTGGTCGATCACGAACCAGGACAAGCCCTGTTTGCAAAACAGCAAGGGTTGGCCATTTATGATCAACTGAGCCAGCAAGTTGGAGTGCACCTAAATGGTGGAGGTAAACTGTACTGTGAATTCGGCTACCATCAAAAAAAGGCGCTTGAAGAATTATTTAAAACGGCTAAAACAAGCTATCAAGTAAAATTCAAAAAAGATATCACGAATCATGATCGGATGATGCGTGTGACGATCGCTAGTGAAGGGAAGTCACAAGATGAAAACTGA
- the atpD gene encoding F0F1 ATP synthase subunit beta: protein MSTGKVVQVIGPVIDVEFPLDGNLPDINNALNIKKLDGSILVAEVALELGDGVVRTIAMDGTDGLQRGMEVEDTGSSITVPVGDKTLGRVFNVLGETIDNGEKFGPEIKRNPIHRDPPSYDDLNPSMEILETGIKVIDLLAPYIRGGKVGLFGGAGVGKTVLIQELIHNIAQEHNGISVFTGVGERTREGNDLYFEMKASGVLEKTAMVYGQMNEPPGARMRVALTGLTIAEYFRDVEGQDVLLFIDNIFRFTQAGSEVSALLGRIPSAVGYQPTLATEMGQLQERITSTKKGSITSIQAVYVPADDYTDPAPATTFAHLDATTNLERSLTQQGIYPAVDPLASTSSALDPSVVGEEHYKVATDVQHVLQRYRELQDIISILGMDELSDEEKTIVARARRIQFFLSQNFSVAEQFTGQPGSYVSVEDTVKGFKEILEGKYDDLPEDAFRQVGKIEEVVEKAKKLTSAASK, encoded by the coding sequence ATGAGTACTGGTAAAGTTGTCCAAGTTATCGGACCTGTTATTGACGTTGAATTTCCTCTGGATGGTAATTTACCTGATATTAATAATGCTTTGAACATCAAAAAACTTGATGGTAGTATCCTAGTTGCCGAAGTTGCACTTGAACTTGGTGATGGCGTTGTTCGGACAATTGCTATGGATGGTACTGATGGTTTACAGCGTGGGATGGAAGTTGAAGACACAGGTTCTTCAATTACAGTTCCCGTTGGTGATAAAACATTAGGTCGGGTTTTCAACGTCCTTGGAGAAACAATTGATAATGGTGAAAAATTTGGACCAGAAATAAAACGTAATCCTATTCATCGGGATCCACCTAGTTATGATGATTTGAACCCCAGCATGGAAATTTTGGAAACAGGAATCAAAGTTATTGATTTGCTTGCTCCTTATATCCGTGGTGGTAAAGTCGGATTGTTTGGTGGTGCCGGTGTTGGAAAAACTGTTCTAATTCAGGAACTAATTCATAATATTGCACAAGAACACAATGGTATTTCTGTATTTACGGGTGTCGGTGAACGAACTCGTGAAGGAAATGATTTGTACTTCGAAATGAAGGCATCGGGTGTTCTTGAAAAAACTGCCATGGTGTATGGTCAGATGAACGAGCCGCCTGGTGCTCGTATGCGGGTTGCTTTAACTGGTTTAACCATTGCGGAATACTTCCGCGATGTTGAGGGTCAAGATGTGTTGTTATTCATTGATAACATTTTCCGATTCACCCAAGCTGGTTCTGAAGTATCCGCGTTACTTGGCCGAATTCCATCAGCCGTTGGTTATCAACCAACTTTAGCTACTGAAATGGGTCAACTTCAGGAACGAATCACTTCAACGAAGAAGGGGTCAATTACCTCTATCCAAGCTGTATATGTTCCTGCCGATGATTATACTGATCCTGCTCCTGCAACAACATTCGCCCATTTGGATGCAACAACCAACTTGGAACGAAGCTTAACTCAACAAGGAATTTATCCTGCCGTTGATCCTTTAGCTTCAACTTCAAGTGCCTTGGATCCATCAGTTGTAGGCGAGGAACATTATAAAGTCGCTACTGATGTTCAGCATGTTTTACAACGCTATCGTGAGTTGCAAGATATCATTTCTATTTTAGGAATGGACGAATTGTCTGATGAAGAGAAGACAATTGTTGCTCGTGCACGTAGAATTCAATTCTTCTTATCACAGAACTTCTCTGTTGCTGAACAGTTTACTGGTCAACCTGGATCTTATGTTTCAGTTGAAGACACAGTAAAAGGTTTCAAAGAAATTCTTGAAGGAAAATATGATGATCTTCCAGAGGATGCCTTCCGTCAGGTTGGTAAAATCGAGGAAGTTGTTGAGAAGGCTAAGAAATTAACTAGTGCCGCTAGTAAATAA
- the atpF gene encoding F0F1 ATP synthase subunit B, whose product MLSHLVLGSSNSLYLGDMLFYAIVFIILMWLIKIVAWGPVTKMMKERADRIANDIDSAEKSRQDAAKLAEQREAALKNSHAEASTIVSDAKDNGNKQREQIVSGAQQEVQTLKQNAQKSIEQERKDALKGAQDDVASLSIEIASKIIQKELNAQDQKQLIDSYIEGLGKQNESR is encoded by the coding sequence ATGCTCTCACATTTAGTGTTGGGTTCTTCAAACTCGTTGTATCTTGGTGATATGTTATTTTATGCAATTGTATTCATCATTCTTATGTGGCTTATTAAGATCGTCGCATGGGGACCAGTTACTAAAATGATGAAAGAACGTGCAGATCGAATTGCTAATGATATTGATTCTGCAGAAAAATCACGTCAAGATGCAGCAAAACTAGCTGAACAACGAGAAGCAGCGTTGAAAAATTCTCATGCTGAAGCCTCTACGATTGTAAGTGACGCAAAGGATAATGGGAATAAACAACGTGAGCAGATCGTTTCAGGCGCTCAACAAGAGGTACAGACACTTAAGCAAAATGCTCAAAAGAGTATTGAACAAGAGCGAAAAGATGCACTTAAGGGTGCTCAAGATGATGTGGCTAGTCTATCTATTGAAATTGCTTCTAAGATCATTCAAAAAGAATTAAACGCGCAGGATCAAAAGCAGTTGATTGATTCTTATATTGAAGGGTTGGGGAAGCAAAATGAGTCTAGATAA
- the upp gene encoding uracil phosphoribosyltransferase, which yields MGKFQVLDHPLIQHKLTIIRDKNCGTKVFREVVNEISELMAYEVSRDMPLEDVKVETPIGWTTKKTLSGKKVAIVPILRAGLGMVDGMLELIPAAKVGHIGMYRDEETLKPVEYFVKLPSDISERQIFVVDPMLATGGSAIMAMDALKKRGAKDLRLVCLVAAPQGVKALQEAHPDVDIYTAALDDELNEDGYIVPGLGDAGDRLFGTK from the coding sequence ATGGGTAAGTTCCAAGTTCTTGACCATCCATTGATTCAGCACAAGTTAACAATTATTAGAGATAAGAATTGTGGTACAAAAGTATTTAGAGAAGTTGTTAATGAAATCTCTGAGCTCATGGCTTATGAAGTTTCACGAGATATGCCATTAGAGGATGTTAAAGTCGAGACGCCAATTGGTTGGACAACCAAAAAGACACTTTCGGGTAAAAAAGTAGCTATTGTGCCAATTCTTCGAGCAGGACTAGGAATGGTTGACGGAATGTTGGAATTAATTCCAGCAGCTAAAGTTGGTCATATAGGTATGTACCGGGATGAAGAGACACTTAAGCCAGTTGAGTATTTTGTTAAATTACCAAGTGATATTAGTGAGCGACAAATTTTTGTTGTGGATCCAATGTTAGCCACTGGTGGTTCAGCAATTATGGCGATGGATGCTTTGAAAAAACGTGGTGCAAAAGATTTACGTTTAGTTTGTTTAGTTGCAGCTCCACAAGGGGTTAAGGCTTTACAAGAAGCACATCCAGATGTTGATATTTATACAGCAGCATTAGATGATGAACTGAATGAAGATGGATACATTGTTCCTGGCTTGGGCGATGCAGGTGATCGGTTGTTTGGAACTAAGTAG
- a CDS encoding DUF1146 family protein: protein MNLFGIQSLLTLICYFFFTFISFWAIQGIHLERILHVSNPSQYKVLIVLFSIGLGYLSSSFFLELINNIRNLGYLLK, encoded by the coding sequence ATGAATTTATTTGGAATTCAATCATTACTAACGTTGATCTGCTATTTTTTCTTTACCTTTATTTCTTTTTGGGCAATTCAGGGAATTCACTTGGAAAGAATTTTACATGTTTCTAATCCAAGTCAGTATAAGGTTCTGATTGTCTTGTTTTCGATTGGACTAGGGTATTTAAGCAGTTCGTTTTTCTTAGAGTTAATTAATAACATCAGAAATTTAGGATACTTATTAAAATAG